TTTTATGTACATGTAAAAATACATCACATCTAATCGATAAACGGAATTGAATGATTTTATGGACTTGCTATTTATAACAACTAGGTGATAAAATGATGCCATctactatatattaaaattcGTATTAGCGTATACCAcgatacaaattttaaatccTAAGATCAAATCATCAAATTCCACCAAAAAACTTGaatttaaagtatttttaaaatgGTGAATTTGGTACTGATGCATTATAGTTCAATCTTGAAACCAGCAGAGATGACTTTTATTTCTAGTTTAGAAATTTACTAATAATTCATGTACATGAACAGTGCTTTTCACTTTAcgtttttaattttctaattgaAAGTCTGAAATCACTTTGACTTTCAAGTTTCAATGGTGAACTTTGCTATCCTAGGAGTAGAACATTGTCAAATTAGTAAACTTTGAATTCTTTCATGCACAGTTAAGTTTAGAAAACTGTAATAATATTGAATTCTCTTTTTTGAGCTGATTTATTAATTGagagaataaaatatttttataggaaaaaaatcatactgATCAATGGTCAAGATTTGTTCCAGCTCTCAAATAAGATAGCCCGAACAAAAGCATGGATCCatggtttttttattagtactacgaatcataTGGGATTTCAAGGGGAAATAAACAAGTACCATGGATCATCAGGCATGCCAaggagaaataaataaaattcgtCACATGAATTCTTCTCTCAATTTCGTAATTATCCCGCCTCATCTTTCACTATATAATGTTCTATAAATACCACTCCAATTACTTCATTTGTCACACAGTACACAAACAATACAACACCCCAACACCTCTCTATTTTTCCTCTTGCAACTGTAGCCAACAATCGTACACTACATGGCTACTCCCTCTCACTGCTTGATTTTTCCCTTCCTGTGCCTGCCAGCAGTCCTTGTCAAGGCCAACATAATTGGAGACATCTCTCCATGTCCATGCAAGTGTTCCCAGGAGAATGAGACTAGCCTTCACATGTACTTGCACTAGTTCCCTGCTTTGCCAGGTGTTCCAAACCGGAACGAATATGGAGTGATAAACTCAACAGAACCTATAGGGTTTGGCCAGATGTATGTTCATGACTGGCTTCTCACCACAGGACCTAGCgcaaatgaaaatattgttgGACGTCTACAAGGCTTTCATCTCCAAGCTGGTCAAACCACCACCAGCTGGTACATGGCTCACACCATGGTGTTCAGCGATGGCAGGTGAAAACAAGATCTATACACATGACTGTACATTTCGTGAATTGGCGGGTAGTGTTTAGTTTCCACCAAATATTTGATAGTATTTATTTCTTCTATAGTTACAAAATTACATTTCCAAAAGATATTAAAGTTGTACACAAGATTGATGACATTAGAATCATTACATTAAGAGTACTTGCGATACATAAAACTTAATGTCTTTGTGTATGGAATAGTTTTGCAGGGTCCACAATTGAGGTGGCTGGGCTCCTGGGTGTCAAACCCAATGGTCAGTGGTCCATTACAGGTGGGACTGGAACATTTGCTAGTACGCATGGAACTATCAAGTTTACGAATTCCCAGAGTAGCACTGCCACCGATGACATAAGAGAGCTTGATATTCATGTATTCCACACTCCCGAGGCAGTGGTAAGTACTCCCCATTAGATATGCAAGAAACTTAGTTAGAATGAACTTAGTAACTCTAGTTAATGTCACCAAGCCAAATTGCCAATGcctatatatattaaaatataaatgcacgattatatttatttatttattaatgcaAAAATTATCCAGCATTTTACATTTCCATGATTTTGCTATGTTCTTTGTGCAGGTCTAAGGTTGAGCAATTGTCAGATCGCGAATGATGCCATCAGCAGATCGGAACGGTGAATTCAATAAAGTAGTGGTTAAGTtaatatttgaataaataatGTATCTGTATCGAAGCTTGTAGTGTGTTTCTCTGTTTTTGGTTGTCACAAGTGTGTCTAGCGATTTACAGCGTTCCTGATGTTCTTTTCACCGTAATGTCCTTTTACCATCACCATTTGTATGTCGATTGATACTTGggtttctagaatggggactaTGATTCCTAGCTATTAATCCATATTTCAATGTTTGATGTTCCATTTGTAATATTTTGATGAATGATTGGAATCCATCCTTTTGATATAATCCAACAAACACTTATATATTATActccattcatttttttaaaaaaaagataaaatcacTTATAAATATACTCCTAATGTGTTAAAATCTCTAGTCCAAAGCAACCTCTAAGATTTGGGCTAGTCATGTCTTTACAGATTTTGAACTGTAAAAAGGAAATCAGCACAGCTTAACCACTACTGTCCTCTTCTCGGTGGCAATGTAGCATTATCCAGTAGAAACCATTCACTTCAGCTAGAGAACTCCATGTAGACTGCCTCCACCTATTCAGAGCAAATTCAATATTTAGACTTCATACTCCCAATTAAAAGGTGTCTGAAATCAAATTATAAAAGGGTAAAGGAAGATATACATCAACTGAAGCTTGGAGACCATATGTGTGAGTCCCATGCATTTTCAGTTACAAACAAGCAGTAATTATCAGCTTCTCATATGGCTGTATCATGAAGACCTCTGTATTTTGGATCTGTAGCAAGAGtaaggtcccgttcttttctccaacaaaagctGGATGAAGATTATGATTttcatggcacgcttttcaaactgttaaacggtgcgtttcgtgcgaaaactttctaaatgaaagttgctctaaaatatcatattaacctctttttcaagtttgtaataattaaaactcaatcaatcataaatttaatctttatcttcatcttcaagagtaaagaacaccacctaagaATTAGGACTGAAACTTTGCACCTCTGCAATGATCAAATTTTCAGATTAAAGCAAGCACTGGTATGAAATACTCATAAGATTAAAGCCAGCACTAATCAAACTTTTCGATGAAAATCAGAAATTTTCAGTGTAAATGTTTTTCTTAGGGGAagagtacattttttttatgtgaatgCCCCTAAGAAGAGGTCATCTAGTTATATGGATCTTCTCCAATAATTTAACCAAATGTTCAACATTCATCAGACCAAGATTCAAGATTCACTTAGAGCAAGATTCAATATTTATGTGGACTAGCAAATGTATAAATGGGCAGAAAtccaagaccaaaaaaaaagagtaaattgcactatGGTCTAGTTTTTATTACCCAAGTTGCATAATGAACCATGTCTATACCAAACTTTTCACTGAACACCGTATAAGATTGCAGTTGTTTGCAGCTTGGACCAGGGTATAGCAATCTAGGTTTTTCACTGCCAGCGCGGCTCCAACATCGTGTTCTCTTAGTAGAGAGATGAAGCGGCTCTCGTAGGGCGAGCTCAAGACCGACGTCGACAACGATGTTGGACGGCAAGTACCAGTCCCTATCAGCCAATCCATTATCCAGCCTCACACCCTCGCCGACGCGCTGCCGGGCACAGCGAACCATCCACTCAGAAGCacggcggcagccggcaggTAATGCCATGCATACTGGTAATGGCGTTGATCTTCTTGTAATGCTAGTATGAGCTGCATCATGAACCAAGTGGCAATGTCTTCTACTTCGTGCGCCTCCACCATCGATCTACAGCCTGCATAACATCCTGTTAAATCATAGCATCCGTTGCTTCTGCCCAAATGAAAATCCTAATCCCGTTACCTGTCCCGGTCCGGCAATGGTGCCAACAGCCGCTGGAGGTGGAGGCTGGGGAAATAACCGAGAAAGCAAGCATGAATCAATCCATTAACTCCTCCCAAATGTATATGGCTCTAATCTTTCTCTAAGCTGTACTGTCCTGTgctccttgccacctcctcctctcctaacTTCACCAGCGCCGCCAATCCCCTTTCGTTATCTTTCTCTAAGCTGTACTGTCCTAGGCTACtggccaccgcctcctctcctaACTTCACCAGCGCCGCTGATCCCCTTTCTGGTTTGCGTGATGATCGAGGCTCGCTCGAGCTTATCGTGGATGTTAATTACATGGCTGGACCAGAAAAGTCATCGTAGCAGCCAGCCCAACTCTCTTAGCCTGATCCATGTTGCAAATAATTACAAAGATATATGGCCTAAATTGAAAAGACTAACCATGACCTGGTCCATTGTGAAACAATGGTAAACATAGCTAGCCCATAATGcaattcagtcaaaaaaaaaaaatgcacacacACAGTTACAGTTGCCATCTCTTTCAGCCTCACCTAAATTTTTCGGAGTAGCAAAGCTGTGTGGTGCTGCATGCTGAACAAGCATCGAGATCAAGATTCATTTACTGATTATTCAGCGGAGATCACACAATCTCGATCGGTAGATAATTGAGCCCAGCCCAAGTCTATCCCTGAGAGGGTCAACATTTACATACCAATAATCAACCTGAGGATAATTTTGTACTGATCCACCGATTATTCTCTCCAGGAACAACACCATCTCAGACCAAGATTAAAAATTCACATGCCGCAAAGATTCAATTTGCCACATTTCTACTGATCATGAGGCTCACACGCAGGATAGACAAGACGTCAACGCACCTCTTGGtagagaagatgaagatgaagtccATCTGTAGCCTCTGCTGCCTGCTTTCCACAGCCGCTCATCACACCTTGCTCCATGGCCACCCGCCCCACCCTCCTGCATAGCCGCATTGCTGCCGTCACTACTCACTGGCAGGCTGCGTAGCCGCCACCCGCAGCCACCGCTGGTCTGCTCCCGGTGCGGGCGTGATCCGTGGAAGAATACAGCAACGGGAGGGTAAAAGTGTCAATTCACACATTCCTTAATTCAGTCGAGCATGTCGGAAACATCTATCATTTAAAagaaaacggagggagtggtCTGgttgttaaaaataattatagtaTGTCAATATATGTAATCGTGGTACACGTGCAGAAATAATAGCACATCAAGAGAATTTTTCCTTATCAAAGAAATGGTAAATTCTAGGGGCAAAATGCACATTGACACTAGAAAAGCACCCGCActactgaagaaaaaaaatatttctttattttttaccaATCGCCTCAGCATGACCAAATTGCAAGCTACTCTAGACTACCATTTTTTCTACTAGTGCTATTTACACTCTACCCCTTTGCCATCATGTTGACATAAGATGGCTTGCAGCAAAGAATGTTTGCTTTTGACAAGTGCATGCAAAGCTGATCATCAAGGTAAACTCAACCTTAGGTAGCAATGAAGCAATATAGTGAGATAAAATATGTGCGTAGAAGGAGTCCAAGCTTATGCCCACTTACTAATGTGCGTGCCACCCATTATATATTATCACCATGTGCATGGCTTACTGCTAGGAGATATAATTAAGTTTTATAGGAGATAATAATTCTTAATTGCAGTTTGCATGAGGAAATGGTATAAAAACTAGTTGATGCATTGTGCTTTGTTGTGGAATACATGGATAAATGTATgttaaatattatgaaaatggtAAAAagatatatgttaaaaatattgtgaaaatgatgtAGAGGATGATGGTTTGTCATGTTTTCTAGTGGCTGATGATATGGCATTCTTGTTGTTAATCTTTAGGAGCTAATATTGCTAGTGGTTTAGTTGTTGATAATGTGGTATGTACCACATATATTCGAGTGTTAAGCTTTACTTGTTAGGTTCTAACAATATGTTATAATAAGTTACAGGTATATGATTAACTACGTGGAAGGTTTTTCTCTTCTTGACCGCAATTTTtgagggtttagggtttagagGCAATATTAAAATAGCTTTCAAGTGAAAATCCTAAACCCTAAAGAAAATACATGGCTTAATGCTACATAGAAAATGATTTAATGTACAGAACGAGCTAAAATATCATGATTTCTATAGGCGGATTTTGTTAAAATAGggtgttttttaatatatggttcTCTTGAGGAAAATACctgtaaaaattgattttcttaGACGGTTCTCATAAGAACCGCCATAGAAGATAGGAGAATAGTATTTTAAGAAACCGTAATTTTCTTGGCGTTCAAAAACAGCCAAGTATAGCATGAAAGCAGCCAAGGTTCATTATTCCTTTGGTTGACCGCCAAGTCTAGAAAGCCAGGAATATTTAGATTTTTTGGCTGCTAACCGTAAGAAAATGTTTTATTAGTGGTCGGACCGCCAAGCAAATTAAGAAGATTGTGAACTTTCTAAAGCTCCAAGATATGTAACCTTGTCAGTCTGGATCAACAAGAATATATCTTTCCTTAGCTGCCGAGAAACTGCCAAGAAAATTACTTATTTAGAGCGCAAAACTTTCTGTTAACATGGTTgttggaaacaaaaaaaaaataacgctGTGAGGATTTACATTGAACAATATGTGCTGTACATTACTTTTGAAGATATATAAACTCCCCATTTTAAGGAGTATACaacaaatttgaacaaataacatgttacaattatttttttccatcCCATTGATGTGGATATTATGACCTACGTGGACAGCTATTTACAATAATCTTTTCCGTATGTATCAcctatatacatatgtacattgTAATCTTCACAGAGGTTTGAACAATGAATTAGTGTTGATAATCCTTGCTCATTTAGGTTCATGGCTTATACGACTAATTTGGACATGCCCTTGCCTGAtgagaaaacaaatatatacatgTCAGTGTGTTTCTCAAGCCTAATTAACATGCTGATGCTTTGCACCATAACAAGTCCTTTAACAAAAACGAACAGAGAAATTGTCATGCTATTTGTATCAATTAGGACACCCAGTTGACTTACTTTTGTGGCAAATGTTTTGATCCCGTATGTGAGGCTGTGAGCACCTTGACCATTGTAGGGCTGCTGGTTGTTGTTCCGAGGTGTCAGAAAACCTTTCGATCCTACATGTGTGGACAAGTTGGATGGTCTACAGATTATTTACAACAAATTTAAACAACCTAGCTAAACTTGCAATATGTGTACCATCGCCATTATATGTATGCCAATTAATGTGTAATCATTTTTTAGTACTAGACCGTCCCTAATATTTTTCAATAGAGTATATATCTACTTGCCAGAAATGAGTTTCTTGTAATACctctatattaaaatatatggCATTGCTAACTTTATTGGACTTTAGAATAAAATATATGACCACTACCATTTTCTAATAGAATATAATGATAGTATCTAACAATATCATAATACTGTAAAAGTACTTATAATAAAAATCTAGCCACATGGATTTTACGTTTTCGTATTTAAGAactattgttggtcaaagtttTAATAGTTTGCCTAAAAAAAGTCAGAGTATCATTTACTTAAATCCGAAGGTAGTTAATTACTATATATAGCAGCCCTCTTGTTGATACAGAAATGTGTTTGTTATATTATTCAACTAACTCGGAGAAATAAGAAGCAGCAAATTTGGAACAAATTAAGTAGCACGGGAAAGCGAATTCATCCGAAACGACAACAGAAACTATTTACGTTCAAAGGTAGAAATCAAAATGAATCATGTAGTAAATTAATTATGTTTCATTTTACGGTATTTTTACAAGAGACAATTGGGATAGATGGATATAGTTGATATTATACATCCTTTTGGAACATATTATACATAAGTTCTGTATTTTGTGGATGGCTGGATTGAacaaaatttggaagaaaaaaaacatttaccTGTAAGGTTTGTCACTTCATGACGAGTGTCCGCGTGCCTTTTGGATGCTCCAGAGCCACCTTGCGGAGGCACAGAGCTACTAAGTCCTGCACTAATTAATAATACATCAACGAATGGTTAGAGTGGAATAATATTAGTGAATATCACAAATACATCGATCCACACAAGTTTGGAAGAATCATACCCTTAGAACTGGACATTCTTAGCAAGGATCTCGTTGAGAAAGCTTCAAGTGATCGAATTTGTTGTTCTGGAGCTTTTGTAAGCTTGGCTGTGTTCGGATGGAGGAGATGGGAACCAATCTCctgtgcacggaaaacggagtggtctattagtgtgtgattaattgagtattagctaaatttttttcacaaatggattaatatgattttttttaaacaacttttgtatagaaactttttgcaaaacacacaccatttagtagtttaaaaagcgtgcgcgcggaacacgagggagaggagttgggaacctCTTATGCCGAACACACCTAAGTGTTCTAATTTGTACCAATTAATTTCGTGTTAATTACATGCCATTTTTTAGTATTATCCCAAATATGTGTTTAAGAAAACGTTTATATACATAAGTAGTTCCGCTGTTTTGCACTTGTGTAATCTAGGTGTAATCTAGGTAGTATTTTTTAGACTCGATCAAATGTCGTACGTCCTAAAAAACGAGTAAGAGTGATGAGACCTTGGAAGATTTTGACAGAATTTTCATGCTAAGTTCAAACCTTCGTCTGGTCATATTGAGGAAAATATCCTGGGCATTTCTCATTGCTGAACAAACCCTTCCACGTAACAGAACTACTAAAGCAGTTGATAATTGATGCGAGTATAGGTTTTACAGGTATTTTTCCATCTCTTTTCTCTTCAGACTCAACTCAAATCTAAGGAAATCTAACTTGCATGGTGAGAGGAACGCATGCTGCTTCGTAGTTgtatattttaattttgacgtcGACAACGCGATTAATTAATTTCCATGCATGGGTCGTGTCGTGTGCAAGCTCTGTGACTGACTATGAAACTGTCAAAAGTTATTTTATAAGGTCGTTCATGATGTTGTTTTTTCCTCCCCTTTTCCTTCCAATAAGGCTCGACCAAAGATTAGTTCAACATCAAGGTGTTGCTATGGTCTAAACTCTGAACGACCGTAGTATTGGGCTGCATGGATTTTCGTTAATAGGCTGGCCACTGacaaggctttttttttttttttgctccggCTAAGCCCATATAGTCCAGGGCCCAGAGAGCAGCACATAGCCGTTTAgctgaggaataagttcacttcatgaccctcaaaagtgatcgaaatctaatccatgaccctaaaccacaaaaccagatatcttgacccctaaactcttaaaaccagtgcaatttgactccctgggcGGTTTTGGAAGGTGGTTTCGCCTACGTGCACTACGCCAGATCCTCACACCTGTGA
The Oryza glaberrima chromosome 8, OglaRS2, whole genome shotgun sequence DNA segment above includes these coding regions:
- the LOC127781433 gene encoding uncharacterized protein LOC127781433 yields the protein MSSSKGLSSSVPPQGGSGASKRHADTRHEVTNLTGSKGFLTPRNNNQQPYNGQGAHSLTYGIKTFATKARACPN